A stretch of DNA from Erwinia aphidicola:
CGGTGGCGAAGGCGGCCCCCTGGACAAAGACTGACGCTCAGGTGCGAAAGCGTGGGGAGCAAACAGGATTAGATACCCTGGTAGTCCACGCCGTAAACGATGTCGACTTGGAGGTTGTGCCCTTGAGGCGTGGCTTCCGGAGCTAACGCGTTAAGTCGACCGCCTGGGGAGTACGGCCGCAAGGTTAAAACTCAAATGAATTGACGGGGGCCCGCACAAGCGGTGGAGCATGTGGTTTAATTCGATGCAACGCGAAGAACCTTACCTGGCCTTGACATCCACGGAATTTGGCAGAGATGCCTTAGTGCCTTCGGGAACCGTGAGACAGGTGCTGCATGGCTGTCGTCAGCTCGTGTTGTGAAATGTTGGGTTAAGTCCCGCAACGAGCGCAACCCTTATCCTTTGTTGCCAGCGAGTAATGTCGGGAACTCAAAGGAGACTGCCGGTGATAAACCGGAGGAAGGTGGGGATGACGTCAAGTCATCATGGCCCTTACGGCCAGGGCTACACACGTGCTACAATGGCGCATACAAAGAGAAGCGACCTCGCGAGAGCAAGCGGACCTCATAAAGTGCGTCGTAGTCCGGATCGGAGTCTGCAACTCGACTCCGTGAAGTCGGAATCGCTAGTAATCGTAGATCAGAATGCTACGGTGAATACGTTCCCGGGCCTTGTACACACCGCCCGTCACACCATGGGAGTGGGTTGCAAAAGAAGTAGGTAGCTTAACCTTCGGGAGGGCGCTTACCACTTTGTGATTCATGACTGGGGTGAAGTCGTAACAAGGTAACCGTAGGGGAACCTGCGGTTGGATCACCTCCTTACCTGAAGATACCTTCCCGCGTAGTGCTCACACAGATTGTCTGATGAACGTAACGAGCAAAATGTAGTATCAGAGTCCCCATCGTCTAGAGGCCCAGGACACTGCCCTTTCACGGCTGTAACAGGGGTTCGAATCCCCTTGGGGACGCCATACCGGTAACGAAGTGAAAGTCGTTATCACCGTATCTCAAAACTGACTTTTTGGAGTCACGTTTGAGATATTTGCTCTTTAACAATCCGGAACAAGCTGAAAATTGAAACGACGCGTCGTATTCATTCTCCGTAATAAGAATGAAGTTAACGATGCGTTCGAGTCTCTCAAATGCTCACGACAGCATGCTGTCCTTCGGGACGCTTGTGGGTTGTGAGGTTAAGCGACTAAGCGTACACGGTGGATGCCTAGGCAGTCAGAGGCGATGAAGGGCGTGCTAATCTGCGATAAGCGTCGGTAAGGTGATATGAACCGCAACAACCGACGATACCCGAATGGGGAAACCCAGTGTGATACGTCACACTATCATGTCATGAATACATAGTGGCATGAGGCGAACCGGGGGAACTGAAACATCTAAGTACCCCGAGGAAAAGAAATCAACCGAGATTCCCCCAGTAGCGGCGAGCGAACGGGGAACAGCCCAGAACCTGAATCAGCTTGTGCATTAGTGGAAGCGTCTGGAAAGTCGCAGGGTACAGGGTGATACTCCCGTACACAAAAATGCACTCGCTGTGAGTTCGATGAGTAGGGCGGGACACGTGACATCCTGTCTGAATATGGGGGGACCATCCTCCAAGGCTAAATACTCCTGACTGACCGATAGTGAACCAGTACCGTGAGGGAAAGGCGAAAAGAACCCCGGCGAGGGGAGTGAAACAGAACCTGAAACCGTGTACGTACAAGCAGTGGGAGCACCTTCGTGGTGTGACTGCGTACCTTTTGTATAATGGGTCAGCGACTTATATTCTGTAGCAAGGTTAACCGTATAGGGGAGCCGCAGGGAAACCGAGTCTTAACTGGGCGTTAAGTTGCAGGGTATAGACCCGAAACCCGGTGATCTAGCCATGGGCAGGTTGAAGGTTGGGTAACACTAACTGGAGGACCGAACCGACTAATGTTGAAAAATTAGCGGATGACTTGTGGCTGGGGGTGAAAGGCCAATCAAACCGGGAGATAGCTGGTTCTCCCCGAAAGCTATTTAGGTAGCGCCTCGTGAACTCATCTTCGGGGGTAGAGCACTGTTTCGGCTAGGGGGCCATCCCGGCTTACCAACCCGATGCAAACTGCGAATACCGAAGAATGTTATCACGGGAGACACACGGCGGGTGCTAACGTCCGTCGTGAAGAGGGAAACAACCCAGACCGCCAGCTAAGGTCCCAAAGTCATGGTTAAGTGGGAAACGATGTGGGAAGGCACAGACAGCCAGGATGTTGGCTTAGAAGCAGCCATCATTTAAAGAAAGCGTAATAGCTCACTGGTCGAGTCGGCCTGCGCGGAAGATGTAACGGGGCTAAACCATGCACCGAAGCTGCGGCAGCGGCGCGTAAGCGCTGTTGGGTAGGGGAGCGTTCTGTAAGCCGTTGAAGGTGTGCTGTGAGGCATGCTGGAGGTATCAGAAGTGCGAATGCTGACATAAGTAACGATAAAGCGGGTGAAAAGCCCGCTCGCCGGAAGACCAAGGGTTCCTGTCCAACGTTAATCGGGGCAGGGTGAGTCGACCCCTAAGGCGAGGCCGAAAGGCGTAGTCGATGGGAAACGGGTTAATATTCCCGTACTCGGTGTTACTGCGAAGGGGGGACGGAGAAGGCTATGTTAGCCGGGCGACGGTTGTCCCGGTTTAAGCATGTAGGCGGAGAGTTTAGGTAAATCCGGACTCTTACTAACGCTGAGGTGTGATGACGAGGCACTACGGTGCTGAAGTAACAAATGCCCTGCTTCCAGGAAAAGCCTCTAAGCATCAGGTAACATCGAATCGTACCCCAAACCGACACAGGTGGTCAGGTAGAGAATACCAAGGCGCTTGAGAGAACTCGGGTGAAGGAACTAGGCAAAATGGTGCCGTAACTTCGGGAGAAGGCACGCTGTCGCTAGGTGAAGTCACTTGCTGACGGAGCTGAAGGCAGTCGAAGATACCAGCTGGCTGCAACTGTTTATTAAAAACACAGCACTGTGCAAACACGAAAGTGGACGTATACGGTGTGACGCCTGCCCGGTGCCGGAAGGTTAATTGATGGGGTTATCCGCAAGGAGAAGCTCTTGATCGAAGCCCCGGTAAACGGCGGCCGTAACTATAACGGTCCTAAGGTAGCGAAATTCCTTGTCGGGTAAGTTCCGACCTGCACGAATGGCGTAATGATGGCCAGGCTGTCTCCACCCGAGACTCAGTGAAATTGAACTCGCTGTGAAGATGCAGTGTACCCGCGGCAAGACGGAAAGACCCCGTGAACCTTTACTACAGCTTGACACTGAACATTGAGCCTTGATGTGTAGGATAGGTGGGAGGCTTTGAAGCGTGGACGCCAGTCTGCGTGGAGCCAACCTTGAAATACCACCCTTTAACGTTTGATGTTCTAACCTGGCGCCGTGATCCGGCGTGGGGACAGTGTCTGGTGGGTAGTTTGACTGGGGCGGTCTCCTCCTAAAGAGTAACGGAGGAGCACGAAGGTTAGCTAATCACGGTCGGACATCGTGAGGTTAGTGCAATGGCATAAGCTAGCTTGACTGCGAGAGTGACGGCTCGAGCAGGTGCGAAAGCAGGTCATAGTGATCCGGTGGTTCTGAATGGAAGGGCCATCGCTCAACGGATAAAAGGTACTCCGGGGATAACAGGCTGATACCGCCCAAGAGTTCATATCGACGGCGGTGTTTGGCACCTCGATGTCGGCTCATCACATCCTGGGGCTGAAGTAGGTCCCAAGGGTACGGCTGTTCGCCGTTTAAAGTGGTACGCGAGCTGGGTTTAGAACGTCGTGAGACAGTTCGGTCCCTATCTGCCGTGGGCGCTGGAGAATTGAGAGGGGTTGCTCCTAGTACGAGAGGACCGGAGTGAACGCACCACTGGTGTTCGGGTTGTCATGCCAATGGCATTGCCCGGTAGCTAAGTGCGGAAAAGATAAGCGCTGAAAGCATCTAAGCGCGAAACTTGCCTCGAGATGAATTCTCCCTGACTCCTTGAGAGTCCTGAAGGGACGTTGAAGACTACGACGTTGATAGGCCGGGTGTGTAAGCGCAGCGATGCGTTGAGCTAACCGGTACTAATGACCCGTGAGGCTTAACCTTACAACGCCAGAAGCGTTCTGGTGCGCGTTATGAGAGACGCAAAGAGATTTTCAGCCTGTTTACCGGAATTAAGTCCGAAGTATTTTGCGCTGAGGCAAGGCGGCAAGCGAAGGAAAGGAGGGAGCATACTGAAGTATGTGACTGACTTTACGAGCGCGGCCAACGCAGCATCAGCACAAAAGACACAGGACAGAGCACAAAGAATTTGCCTGGCGGCTTTAGCGCGGTGGTCCCACCTGACCCCATGCCGAACTCAGAAGTGAAACGCCGTAGCGCCGATGGTAGTGTGGGGCCTCCCCATGCGAGAGTAGGGAACTGCCAGGCATCAAATAAAGCAATAACCCCGACCGAAAGGCCGGGGTTTTTTGCGTTTACAGGGCTGAGAAATAAGTTTCATATGCTCTTATCAGAGCAAAATCCCCCTTCTTCACGCTATAAAAGATCTTCCGGCCGATTAATATTGCGAAATGCGGCTTCCGCCTGGGTAAATAATACGCTGTGCCCACCAACCTGTTGGAGAAACAGCATCAGTTTGCGCTCGCCTCGCACCAGATAATCTTGCAACGGCGCCGCCAGACTGCGATGCAGCAACGCCAACGTGGGATGATCGCGCTGTTCCGTGCGCGGCCACACTGCCAGCGCTTGTCCCCGATTCTTCCATAGCTCGCTCACCAGATTGGACGGCACGCAGGGCGTATCGCAAGAGCAGAAGGCAACCCATTCGCTTTCTGCCTGCTGCAGTGCAGCTAACATCCCCGCCAGCGGCCCGGGAAAGTCGCTCAGCGTATCGGCGATCGTCGGCACGCCGCTCTGTTGATATACCTCAATATTCCGGTTGGCATTAATCCATACAGTAGTGACCTGCGGCGCAAAGCGTTGCAGCACGTGCTGATACAGCGGCTTGTTCTGATACAGCACCAGCCCCTTATCTTTACCGCCCATGCGGCTGCCACGGCCACCTGCCAGGATCACCCCGGTGATCCCGGGTCCTGCCACGGCACTCGTCATACTCATTGGTTTATGCCCTATGCTTAACGTTGGGTTTCTTTATACAGGGACAACAGCATGAAATGCCATCGCCTGAATGAATTAATCAGCCTGCTGCAACCCGCCTGGCAGCAAGATCCCGATCTGAATTTAGTCGAGTTTTTACAGAAGTTAGCCGATGAAGCCGGCTTTAAACAGCCTTTTACTCAATTAACCGATGATGTGCTGATCTACCATCTCAAAATGCGTGGCAGTGACAAGCACGCTGAAATTCCCGGTCTGAAAAAAGACTATGAGGATGATTTCAAGACTGCACTGCTGCGGGCGCGGGGCGTGATCAAGGATTAAATCAGCCGCTGGCCCATGACGGCGGCCAATTAATGATATTCTTGCAGGTATCTCATGTCATGATCAACGGGCTCGCCGGATGAAAGAACCTGCTTTTAACTTCCACACTTTAACGCCTGATACCATCCTTGATGCACTGTGGGAGACCGGGCTACGCGTGGAGTCTGGACTGACGGCGCTGAACAGCTATGAGAACCGCGTCTATCAGTTTTCCGATGATGATAAACGCCGTTACGTCGCTAAGTTCTATCGCCCACAGCGCTGGTCTCAGGGGCAGATAGAGGAAGAGCATCAGTTTGCCAGCGAACTGTTTGCCGATGAAATCCCCATCGCCGCGCCGTTGGAACTCAATGGCTCGATGCTCCATCAGCACCAGGGCTTCTGGTATGCGGTATTTCCCAGCCTGGGCGGCCGCCAGTATGAGACGGACAATTACGATCATCTGGAATGGGTAGGGCGTTTCCTCGGACGCATTCATCAGGTGGGGCGGCGCAAGCTCTTCAGCCAGCGGCCAACGATTGGTTTGCAGGAGTACATCGAGGAACCGCTGCAGATTTTTGCCGACAGCACGCTGGTGCCGTCGAAGCTGAAAGCGGATTTACTCGCCAGTATTGAACGCCTGCGCACAACTTTACAAAACTGCTGGCATACTCAGTGGCAGCCTTTGCGCCTGCACGGTGACTGCCACCCCGGCAATATTTTATGGCGCGATGGCCCGTTATTTGTCGATCTCGACGATGCCCGTAATGGCCCGGCCGTGCAGGATCTGTGGATGCTGGTAAGCGGCGACCGTCAGGAACAGCGCCTGCAGTGGGATATCCTGCTGGAAGCATACGCTGAGTTCTGCGACTTCGACGCTCATGAATTGTCACTGATTGAGCCTTTACGTGCTATGCGGATGGTTTATTATCTGGCGTGGGTTGTACGCCGCTGGCAGGATCCGGCCTTCCCAGGCAGTTTTCCGTGGATGACGGATGAGGATTTCTGGCGCCGACAGATTTCCACTTTTAACGAACAGGACAAGCTGTTGCAGGAGCCTCCGCTGCAGCTGACACCTGTATTCCAGGTGTGATCGCCTTTGGTTCGCCTATTAAGTTGTTATGGAGAGAGTTTCGCGATGAAAAAGATTTGGTTTGCGCTCGTCGGTATGGTTCTGGCATTCAGCGCTTCAGCTGCACAATTTACCGATGGTCAGCAATACGTGACTATGGATAAGCCTGTAACCGGTGAGCCACAGGTTCTCGAGTTCTTCTCGTTCTTCTGCCCACACTGCTATGAGTTCGAGCATGTCTGGCATGTCAGCGATGCGGTGAAGAAAGTCCTGCCGGCGAACGCCAAAGTGACCAAGTACCACGTTGAATTCCTCGGCGGCGAGATGGGTAAAACCGTTACCCAGGCATGGGCTGTCGCTATGGCGCTGGGCGTGGAAGATAAAGTGACTGCACCTATTTTCGACGGTATCCAGAAAAGCCAGACCATTACCGATCCGGCCAGCCTGAAGGACGTCTTCGTCAAGGCTGCAGGTATCACACCAGAAGCCTATGATGCTGCCTGGAACAGCTTCGTAGTGAAATCGCTGGTTGCACAGCAGGAGAAGGCGGCAGCCGATGTTAACCTGCGCGGCGTGCCTGCGATGTTTGTTAACGGCAAATATATGGTTAACAACGGTGGCCTGGATACCAGCTCCATGGATAACTATGTTCAGCAGTATGCCAACGTGGTGAAATTCCTGATTACTCAGAAGTAAATCCGCGAAGAGTGCCACTAAACGCCGGCTCGCCCGGCGTTTTTTCTTCCCGCCTTGCAAAATATTTGTCGTAAAAGTGCCCTTTCCTCAGACGGAGATCGTGCGTCGTTGCCTGGTGTTGCCAACTTATATCCACATCTCGCTAACGCCGTAAAATCTAAAGATAATCCTAATGAGATAAACTAACTAAATGATTTTAAAGGTGACTTTAATTTATTCATTGCGCGCTTATCTGCCATTAATTAATCGTTATTAAATTTACGCACAAACTTATCCACAGAAAATCACTGCGAGGCGCTGCGCAAAAACAGCACTATCTGATGATTATTCGCCGTTGTGATTTCATCTTTTATAGTGAGCTGTGGCATCCTTACCCTCAATCGAAACCCAAGAAGAACGTGACGACTTATGGCTCAAATTGCAGAAAACCCGCTGATTCTGGTAGATGGATCTTCCTACCTGTACCGTGCTTATCACGCGTTCCCTCCGCTGACCAATAGCGCGGGCGAACCCACCGGTGCAATGTACGGCGTATTAAATATGCTGCGCAGCCTGCTGCTGCAATATAAGCCTAGTCATGTGGCCGTGGTATTTGATGCCAAGGGTAAAACCTTCCGCGACGAATTATTTGAAGCATACAAATCGCATCGCCCGCCGATGCCGGACGATCTACGTGCGCAGATTGAACCGCTGCATACCATGGTCAAAGCGATGGGCTTGCCGCTGCTGGCTATTTCCGGCGTAGAGGCTGATGACGTCATCGGTACGCTGGCGCTGGCGGCAGAGAAGATGGGCAAACCTGTGCTGATCAGCACGGGCGATAAAGACATGGCCCAGCTGGTATCGCCGAACATCACGCTGATTAACACCATGAATAATGCCATCCTTGGGCCGGATGAAGTGGAAGAGAAATATGGTATTCCGCCGTCGCTGATTATTGATTTTCTCGCCCTGATGGGCGACTCCTCGGATAACATTCCAGGCGTTGCGGGCGTGGGCGAAAAAACGGCGCAGGCGCTGCTGCAGGGATTAGGCGGCGTAAAAGATATCTATGACAATCTGGATAAAGTCGCGACCCTGACCTTCCGCGGGGCAAAAACCATGGCGGCCAAGCTGGAGCAAAATAAGGAGATGGCTTTCCTCTCCTATCAGCTGGCGACGATTAAAACCGATGTTGAGCTGGAATTGACCTGCGATAAGCTGACGGTTGAAGAACCCGCCGTTGAAGAGCTGCTGGGGTTATTTAAGCATTACGAATTCAAGCGCTGGATTGTTGACCTCGAAGAGGGCAAATGGCTGCAGGGTAATAAAGGCAATCCCTCTGCGAAAAAAGTGGCAGCGGCGGAAAGCGAGCCCGCAGCAGAAGAGACGACCAGCGTGCTCTCCTCTGATGGCTACGTCACCATTCTTGATGACGAGACCTTCACGCGCTGGCTGAAAAAATTACAGGACAGCAAGCTGTTCGCCTTCGATTTGGAAACGGACTCGCTGGACACCCTCAGTGCCAATATCATCGGCCTGTCATTTGCCACCGCACCGGGCGAGGCCGCCTATCTCCCGGTAGCGCACGACTATCTTGATGCGCCAGAGCAGCTGGATCGTCAAGCCGTGCTGGATCGTCTGAAACCGCTGCTGGAAGACCCGAAAGCGCTGAAGGTTGGGCAGAACCTGAAGTATGACCGTGGCGTGCTGGATAACTACGGTATCCAGCTGCAGGGCATTCAGTTCGATACCATGCTGGAGTCTTATGCGCTTAACAGCGTGGCGGGCCGCCATGATATGGACAGCCTGGCCGCGCGCTGGCTGAGCCATAAAACGGTGACCTTTGAGGAGATCGCCGGCAAAGGCAAAAATCAGCTGACCTTTAACCAGATCGCGCTTGAGCAGGCCGCACACTACGCCGCGGAAGATGCCGACGTTACGCTGCAGCTGCATTTGAAAATGTGGCCGGAGCTTGAAAAAGAGCAGGGGCCAAAAAACGTCTTTGAGCAGGTCGAGATGCCGCTGGTGCCGGTTATTTCGCGTATTGAGCGCAACGGCGTGCTGATCGATCAGAACATCCTGGCCGCGCACTCGCAGGAGCTGGGAGCGCGTCTGGCCGAACTGGAACTGAAAGCACACGAACTGGCGGGAGAGCCGTTCAACCTCTCCTCTCCGAAACAGCTGCAGACCATCCTGTTTGAAAAGCAGGGAATTAAACCCACCAAGAAAACCCCGGGTGGGGCGCCGTCGACCAGTGAGGAAGTCTTAGCCGAGCTGGCGCTGGACTACCCGCTGCCGAAGGTGATTCTGGAGCATCGTGGGCTTTCAAAGCTGAAGTCGACCTATACCGACAAGCTGCCGCTGATGATTAATCCGCACAGTGGCCGCGTGCACACCTCCTATCACCAGACGGTGACGGCGACCGGGCGTCTCTCGTCCAGCGATCCAAATCTGCAAAACATACCGGTGCGCAATGATGAAGGGCGCCGTATCCGTCAGGCTTTTATTGCTCCGAAGGGCAGCCGCATCGTCGCAGCCGACTACTCGCAGATTGAGCTGCGTATTATGGCGCACCTGTCACAGGATAAAGGGCTGCTGAGCGCCTTTGCCAGCGAGCAGGATATTCACCGTGCCACCGCCGCTGAAGTCTTTGGCGTGGCGCTGGATAAAGTCAGCGGCGAACAGCGCCGCAGCGCCAAGGCGATTAACTTTGGTCTGATCTACGGTATGAGCGCATTCGGGCTGTCGCGCCAGCTGAATATTGGCGCCGGTGAAGCGAAGAAATACATGGACCTCTATTTCGAACGCTATCCGGGCGTATTGCAGTATATGGAAAGCACCCGCGAACTGGCGGCAGAGAAGGGCTATGTCGAGACGTTGGATGGGCGCCGCCTCTATCTGCCCGACATTAAAGCCAGCAACGCGATGCGCCGCAAAGCTGCGGAGCGTGCGGCAATCAACGCCCCGATGCAGGGAACCGCTGCGGATATCATTAAACGCGCAATGATTGCGGTCGATGAATGGCTGTCCGCGCAGGAAACCCCGCAGATTAAAATGATCATGCAGGTACACGATGAACTGGTGTTTGAAGTGGAGGCCGATCTGGTCGAAGCGGCTTCAGCGAAAATTCGTGAGCTAATGGAAGGCAGTATGAAACTGGATGTGCCGCTGCGCGTCGATATCGGCGTGGGCGACAACTGGGATCAGGCGCACTAAGTTATTCCCAACTGCATGCTGCTGTTTTTTTCTGCAAATCAGCAGCGTGCAGTATCCATAAGAAATTCGTAGCTTTAATCGGTTCAGCGCCCCATTTCTGTGCTCAGCGTTCAGAAAATCACCTAAGCTTCTCAGCTAAAACACTTTTTTCGTAATTAAGCTACAGCATGAGCCTCAGAATGTGACCTGAGTTGGATTACTGCTGTCGTTTTCTGAAAATTAACTACAAAAAACCCTTTTGAGCGCTCAGAAAATCATGTAAAGTTCGAGTTGTAGGGTACAGAGGTAAGATGTTCTATCTTTCAGACCTTTTACTTCACGTAATCGGATTTGGCTGAATATTTAGCCGCCCCAGTCAGTAATGACTGGGGCGTTTTTTATTGGGCGCTACCTGGGATTTCGTGCGGTGTTTATACCGATTGCGTAGGGGCCAGGCGTGCCCGGCCCGGTGAAGCGGGGAGCTTATTCAGCAGGAATATCATCTTCCGTAGCCGGTGGCAGATCGCGATACCAGCTGTCGAGCTTCTGGCTCAGCTTATCTACGCCGATTCTCTTCAGCGATGAGAATGCTTCAACTTCCACGGTACCGAGGAAGGTCTTAGCCTCTTCACGCACGGCATTGAGCTGCGCTTTGCGCGCACCGGAGGCCAGCTTATCGGCTTTGGTCAGCAGTATCAGCACTTCAATGCCGCTCTGGACCGCCCACATCACCATCTGGCGATCGAGGTCTTTCAGCGGGTGACGAATATCCATCAGCACCACCAGCCCTTTCAGACAGACGCGCTCGCGCAGATACTCAGCCAGCGAACGCTGCCATTTCAGTTTCATCTCTTCCGGAACCTGCGCATAGCCATAGCCTGGCAGGTCGACCAGGCGATAGCCCTCGGCCACCTGGAACAGGTTAATCAGCTGCGTACGACCCGGCGTTTTACTGGTACGCGCGAGGGCTTTCTGGTTCGTCAGCGTATTCAGTGCGCTGGATTTACCCGCGTTAGAACGCCCGGCAAAAGCCACTTCGATGCCGGTATCGGCAGGCAGGTGACGGATATCGGGGGCGCTGGTGACAAAATGGGTGACGTGATAATTCCAGCCAGACAAAATAGATACTCCAGGATAAAAAGGGCAATTGCGCTGATTATACCCTGTATGGTGCTAAAGCGCCCGGTAAGACGCGGTCTCGATTTCGTCTGTAAGACATTGACCATTGCTGCTGGCAGCACTCTCTGCATTTGACACTCAATGAAAATAGATTTCTTAATATTTATCAAAAAGTTATAAAAATATGAAAAAAAAACAGAGTAAAAATTACGTTCCTCACCTTGTGAGACGGACTGATTAGTCTACATTTGTAGTCGGAAACAGGATGTTTCACTTCAGGATGAAGCGCTCAGGGAGTATCAGGAAGGTCGTGAGCGGGGATGGATTAGCGCACAGGTGTGCTCGGCAGGGACTCAGGATGCTTACCAGGATGGGGGCAAAGGCAAAGGGAAAACAGGGACGCTAGCTGCTAAAATGGATGCTGACATTGTCAGTCCTTCTGCGGAAGGTGTGAAAAAAGGCGACAGGGTGACCTGGCGCCTTTTTTCTTGCTCTGCTTTCTGCTAGATTCCGCCGCAATTCTATACTGAAGATAAACGTCTGAGAGCAGAAACCATGAAGCAACCTGCACGCACACCCCAGGATAAAAAACCGGGCGCACGAGTAAAACGCAAATCGCGTGAAGAGATCGACCAGGAAGCGCGCGCCCGTAAGCGCGACAAGAAGCACAGCGGCAACAGTTCCGGCAGCCGTGCCAACCCGGCGACCACCAGTCAGAAAAGTTCTGACAGCAAGCCGGCCAAAGATCCGCGTATTGGCAGCAAAAAGCCTGTTGCGCTGGGTGCCGATGTGGCGGCCAGCAAACCCGTGAAGCCGGCGAAAGCCGCCAAGCCGGTTGAGAAAAAGCCCCGCCTGACGCCAGAAGAAGAACTGGCACAGCTGGAAAATGACGAGCGCCTGGATGCGCTGCTCGATCGTCTGGAAAATGGCGAGAGCCTGTCAGCGGAAGAGCAGGCATGGCTGGACCAGTCGCTGGACCGCATCGACGTGCTGATGGAGCAGCTTGGCATCACGCTGGACGATGATGCTGATGACGAGCAGGCCGAAGAAGATATGTATCGCCTACTTAAGGGCGGCAATTGATCTTCAGTGAACCCGCGTTTCTCTGACGTAATCTGAAGCAGCGCAATCTGGCGCTGCTTTTTCATTTTGGGTATCTGGCGATGATTTGGCCTGGATCAATTATTGCGCTGATTCTGCTGTGCTGGCTGGGGTGGTTATTCGTTAAACTACAGCGGCTATCGCGGCTGAAGACCCGGCTGCGCAGTCGGATCGTCAGCCAGCAGCTTCCTGTTTCGCGGCGGTCAAAGCCCAGAAGACGAGGACCGTGAAGATGCTGCAACAGACAACCGAATGGGACCTGCCGCTCATTCAGAAATACAACACCGCCGGACCCCGCTACACCTCCTATCCGACCGCGCTGGAATTTAATCAGGATTACGACGAGCAGGCCTTTCTCCAGGCTGCGGCGCGTTACCCCCAGCGGCC
This window harbors:
- the mobA gene encoding molybdenum cofactor guanylyltransferase MobA, whose translation is MTSAVAGPGITGVILAGGRGSRMGGKDKGLVLYQNKPLYQHVLQRFAPQVTTVWINANRNIEVYQQSGVPTIADTLSDFPGPLAGMLAALQQAESEWVAFCSCDTPCVPSNLVSELWKNRGQALAVWPRTEQRDHPTLALLHRSLAAPLQDYLVRGERKLMLFLQQVGGHSVLFTQAEAAFRNINRPEDLL
- the polA gene encoding DNA polymerase I produces the protein MAQIAENPLILVDGSSYLYRAYHAFPPLTNSAGEPTGAMYGVLNMLRSLLLQYKPSHVAVVFDAKGKTFRDELFEAYKSHRPPMPDDLRAQIEPLHTMVKAMGLPLLAISGVEADDVIGTLALAAEKMGKPVLISTGDKDMAQLVSPNITLINTMNNAILGPDEVEEKYGIPPSLIIDFLALMGDSSDNIPGVAGVGEKTAQALLQGLGGVKDIYDNLDKVATLTFRGAKTMAAKLEQNKEMAFLSYQLATIKTDVELELTCDKLTVEEPAVEELLGLFKHYEFKRWIVDLEEGKWLQGNKGNPSAKKVAAAESEPAAEETTSVLSSDGYVTILDDETFTRWLKKLQDSKLFAFDLETDSLDTLSANIIGLSFATAPGEAAYLPVAHDYLDAPEQLDRQAVLDRLKPLLEDPKALKVGQNLKYDRGVLDNYGIQLQGIQFDTMLESYALNSVAGRHDMDSLAARWLSHKTVTFEEIAGKGKNQLTFNQIALEQAAHYAAEDADVTLQLHLKMWPELEKEQGPKNVFEQVEMPLVPVISRIERNGVLIDQNILAAHSQELGARLAELELKAHELAGEPFNLSSPKQLQTILFEKQGIKPTKKTPGGAPSTSEEVLAELALDYPLPKVILEHRGLSKLKSTYTDKLPLMINPHSGRVHTSYHQTVTATGRLSSSDPNLQNIPVRNDEGRRIRQAFIAPKGSRIVAADYSQIELRIMAHLSQDKGLLSAFASEQDIHRATAAEVFGVALDKVSGEQRRSAKAINFGLIYGMSAFGLSRQLNIGAGEAKKYMDLYFERYPGVLQYMESTRELAAEKGYVETLDGRRLYLPDIKASNAMRRKAAERAAINAPMQGTAADIIKRAMIAVDEWLSAQETPQIKMIMQVHDELVFEVEADLVEAASAKIRELMEGSMKLDVPLRVDIGVGDNWDQAH
- a CDS encoding YihD family protein, which translates into the protein MKCHRLNELISLLQPAWQQDPDLNLVEFLQKLADEAGFKQPFTQLTDDVLIYHLKMRGSDKHAEIPGLKKDYEDDFKTALLRARGVIKD
- the yihA gene encoding ribosome biogenesis GTP-binding protein YihA/YsxC; the protein is MSGWNYHVTHFVTSAPDIRHLPADTGIEVAFAGRSNAGKSSALNTLTNQKALARTSKTPGRTQLINLFQVAEGYRLVDLPGYGYAQVPEEMKLKWQRSLAEYLRERVCLKGLVVLMDIRHPLKDLDRQMVMWAVQSGIEVLILLTKADKLASGARKAQLNAVREEAKTFLGTVEVEAFSSLKRIGVDKLSQKLDSWYRDLPPATEDDIPAE
- the yihI gene encoding Der GTPase-activating protein YihI, which gives rise to MKQPARTPQDKKPGARVKRKSREEIDQEARARKRDKKHSGNSSGSRANPATTSQKSSDSKPAKDPRIGSKKPVALGADVAASKPVKPAKAAKPVEKKPRLTPEEELAQLENDERLDALLDRLENGESLSAEEQAWLDQSLDRIDVLMEQLGITLDDDADDEQAEEDMYRLLKGGN
- a CDS encoding serine/threonine protein kinase; its protein translation is MKEPAFNFHTLTPDTILDALWETGLRVESGLTALNSYENRVYQFSDDDKRRYVAKFYRPQRWSQGQIEEEHQFASELFADEIPIAAPLELNGSMLHQHQGFWYAVFPSLGGRQYETDNYDHLEWVGRFLGRIHQVGRRKLFSQRPTIGLQEYIEEPLQIFADSTLVPSKLKADLLASIERLRTTLQNCWHTQWQPLRLHGDCHPGNILWRDGPLFVDLDDARNGPAVQDLWMLVSGDRQEQRLQWDILLEAYAEFCDFDAHELSLIEPLRAMRMVYYLAWVVRRWQDPAFPGSFPWMTDEDFWRRQISTFNEQDKLLQEPPLQLTPVFQV
- the dsbA gene encoding thiol:disulfide interchange protein DsbA, with the translated sequence MKKIWFALVGMVLAFSASAAQFTDGQQYVTMDKPVTGEPQVLEFFSFFCPHCYEFEHVWHVSDAVKKVLPANAKVTKYHVEFLGGEMGKTVTQAWAVAMALGVEDKVTAPIFDGIQKSQTITDPASLKDVFVKAAGITPEAYDAAWNSFVVKSLVAQQEKAAADVNLRGVPAMFVNGKYMVNNGGLDTSSMDNYVQQYANVVKFLITQK